The Salminus brasiliensis chromosome 8, fSalBra1.hap2, whole genome shotgun sequence genome has a window encoding:
- the idh1 gene encoding isocitrate dehydrogenase [NADP] cytoplasmic, with protein MSQKIKAGSVVEMQGDEMTRVIWELIKDKLIFPYLELDLHSYDLGMENRDATDDRVTVEAAEAVRRYNVGIKCATITPDENRVEEFKLKQMWRSPNGTIRNILGGTVFREAIICKNIPRLVPGWVKPIIIGRHAHGDQYKATDFVVPGPGRVEMTYTPKDGGQSLKFVVHDFEGTGGVALGMYNTDKSIRDFAHSSFQMALTKGCPLFLSTKNTILKKYDGRFKDIFQEIYDKEYKAQFEAKNIYYEHRLIDDMVAQAMKSEGGFIWACKNYDGDVQSDSVAQGYGSLGMMTSVLICPDGRTVEAEAAHGTVTRHYRQHQQGKETSTNPIASIFAWTRGLLHRAQLDKNHELRVFAEALEAVCIETIEAGFMTKDLAICIKGLANVQRSDYLNTFEFLDKLAENLKTKLSNQPKL; from the exons CTATGACCTGGGCATGGAGAACCGCGACGCCACCGATGACCGGGTGACCGTGGAAGCGGCAGAGGCAGTGCGGCGCTACAACGTGGGCATCAAGTGcgccaccatcactccagacgAGAATCGCGTGGAGGAATTCAAGCTGAAGCAGATGTGGCGCTCGCCCAACGGAACCATCCGGAACATCCTGGGCGGAACCGTGTTCAGAGAGGCCATCATCTGCAAAAACATCCCGCGCCTGGTCCCTGGCTGGGTCAAGCCCATCATCATCGGCAGACATGCCCACGGAGACCAG TACAAGGCCACAGACTTCGTTGTTCCTGGACCGGGACGAGTGGAGATGACCTACACGCCCAAGGATGGAGGGCAGTCTCTGAAGTTTGTCGTCCATGACTTCGAAG gcaCCGGTGGAGTTGCTCTGGGCATGTACAACACAGACAAGTCCATCCGCGACTTCGCTCACAGCTCCTTCCAGATGGCGCTGACCAAAGGCTGCCCGCTCTTCCTCAGCACTAAAAACACCATCCTCAAGAAGTACGACGGCCGCTTCAAGGACATCTTCCAGGAGATCTATGACAA GGAATATAAGGCTCAGTTCGAGGCTAAGAACATCTACTATGAGCACAGACTGATTGACGACATGGTGGCTCAGGCCATGAAGTCTGAGGGAGGCTTCATCTGGGCCTGTAAGAACTACGATGGAGACGTGCAGTCCGACTCTGTGGCTCAGG GCTACGGCTCTCTGGGCATGATGACCAGTGTGCTGATCTGTCCTGATGGACGCACGGTGGAAGCCGAGGCCGCCCACGGCACGGTCACGCGCCACTACCGCCAGCACCAGCAGGGCAAGGAGACCTCCACCAACCCCATCG CCTCCATCTTCGCGTGGACGCGGGGGCTGCTGCACCGAGCTCAGCTGGATAAGAACCACGAGCTGCGTGTGTTCGCGGAGGCGCTGGAGGCCGTCTGCATCGAGACCATCGAGGCTGGCTTCATGACCAAGGACCTGGCCATCTGCATCAAGGGCCTGGCCAA TGTGCAGCGCTCCGACTACCTGAACACCTTCGAGTTCCTTGACAAGCTGGCGGAAAACCTGAAGACCAAGCTGTCGAACCAGCCCAAGCTGTAA